In Myxococcus stipitatus, the following are encoded in one genomic region:
- a CDS encoding penicillin-binding transpeptidase domain-containing protein encodes MTIRRRFLSAAALVPLALLLGASGPVPEALPASPGDVAPATTPGVAPAHAEGTGSAPGVSVGEGTEASAVAPQGAEQAGAAGVVVEPGMVPPSPVPSRLKAPPMAKLQSMPRALDLLARAKLQGERLVVKEKDGHERVLTVDPVLQASLTKILRDYEVPYGAAVVLEPSTGKVLALAEHSAAQPELRGLPYRAVFPAASIFKIVTGSALLEAGVTPSMEECFHGGKRRLTERHLEDSERDGACYSLALAMGKSANVIFAKLTQKHLTADALRHMAARFRFNREIAFPVPMDVSLAAVPDDGFDLANTGAGFGDIYLSPLHGALMASVAANDGRWVDPVLMEPEHGPLLPAEGERVLTPEAAKALTDMLEETVTHGTARAIFRERNFRVDNAVGKTGTLADRAPFRDYSWFVGFAPRDNPRVAVAALIVNDPKWRIRGTWLGREALRLGLERVPAPLEVTAPAASAGTP; translated from the coding sequence ATGACGATTCGCCGCCGCTTCCTGTCCGCCGCCGCGCTGGTCCCCCTCGCCCTGCTTCTGGGCGCCAGTGGACCTGTGCCCGAAGCCCTCCCCGCAAGCCCTGGCGATGTCGCCCCGGCCACGACACCGGGGGTTGCTCCGGCTCACGCGGAGGGCACGGGCTCCGCGCCCGGAGTGTCCGTGGGGGAGGGCACGGAGGCGAGCGCCGTGGCGCCCCAAGGTGCCGAGCAGGCTGGCGCAGCCGGGGTGGTGGTGGAGCCCGGGATGGTGCCGCCTTCGCCAGTGCCGTCGCGGCTGAAGGCGCCCCCCATGGCGAAGTTGCAATCCATGCCTCGCGCCCTGGACCTCCTGGCCCGCGCGAAGCTCCAGGGGGAGCGGCTGGTGGTGAAGGAGAAGGACGGGCACGAGCGGGTGCTCACCGTGGACCCGGTGCTCCAGGCGTCGCTGACCAAGATCCTCCGCGACTACGAGGTGCCCTACGGCGCCGCCGTGGTGCTGGAGCCGTCGACGGGGAAGGTGCTGGCGCTCGCGGAGCACTCGGCGGCGCAGCCGGAGCTGCGGGGGCTTCCCTATCGGGCGGTGTTCCCCGCCGCGAGCATCTTCAAGATCGTCACCGGCAGCGCGCTGCTGGAGGCGGGCGTGACGCCGTCCATGGAGGAGTGCTTCCACGGCGGCAAGCGGCGGCTCACCGAGCGTCACCTGGAGGACAGCGAGCGCGACGGGGCCTGCTATTCGCTGGCGCTCGCGATGGGCAAGAGCGCCAACGTCATCTTCGCCAAGCTGACCCAGAAGCACCTCACCGCGGACGCCCTGCGGCACATGGCCGCGCGCTTCCGCTTCAACCGGGAGATTGCGTTCCCGGTGCCCATGGACGTCTCTCTCGCCGCCGTGCCGGACGATGGCTTCGACCTGGCCAACACGGGCGCGGGCTTCGGCGACATCTACCTGTCTCCGCTGCACGGCGCGCTCATGGCCTCGGTCGCGGCGAATGACGGGCGGTGGGTGGACCCGGTGTTGATGGAGCCCGAGCACGGTCCGCTCCTGCCCGCCGAGGGCGAGCGTGTCCTGACGCCCGAGGCCGCCAAGGCGCTCACCGACATGCTGGAGGAGACCGTCACCCATGGCACCGCGCGCGCCATCTTCCGCGAGCGCAACTTCCGCGTGGACAACGCGGTGGGCAAGACGGGCACCCTGGCGGACCGCGCGCCCTTCCGCGACTACTCGTGGTTCGTGGGCTTCGCGCCTCGGGACAACCCTCGCGTCGCGGTGGCCGCGCTCATCGTCAATGACCCGAAGTGGCGCATCCGCGGCACCTGGCTGGGCCGCGAGGCCCTGCGCCTGGGGCTCGAGCGTGTGCCCGCGCCGCTCGAGGTCACCGCGCCCGCCGCCTCGGCGGGCACCCCCTGA
- a CDS encoding tetratricopeptide repeat protein: MSKLLFAAFNEGAKLSMTGDHEAAISFFDKVLAVDAKHFPALTAKGSSLAQLGRTQDALRCYEKAIEVDPSAADPHRDAALCQLELGEPEAAAELMERAIQLNADPGYREAAAIEVYERGNALLTRGPRRPDKARYRQARHTFELALELAPAYVEAAKALAEVWEHLGDTAQRDHYTQLASRLRPKGA; this comes from the coding sequence ATGTCCAAGTTGCTGTTCGCGGCGTTCAACGAGGGCGCCAAGCTGTCGATGACGGGCGACCACGAGGCCGCGATCTCCTTCTTCGACAAGGTCCTCGCGGTCGACGCGAAGCACTTCCCGGCCCTCACCGCGAAGGGCTCCTCGCTCGCGCAGCTGGGCCGCACCCAGGACGCCTTGCGCTGCTACGAGAAGGCCATCGAGGTGGACCCGTCCGCCGCGGACCCGCATCGCGACGCGGCCCTCTGTCAGCTGGAGCTGGGCGAGCCCGAGGCCGCCGCGGAGCTGATGGAGCGCGCCATCCAACTCAACGCCGACCCAGGCTACCGCGAGGCCGCCGCCATTGAAGTCTATGAGCGAGGCAACGCGCTGCTCACGCGGGGCCCCCGCCGGCCGGACAAGGCCCGCTATCGTCAAGCACGACACACTTTCGAGCTGGCCCTCGAACTGGCGCCCGCATACGTCGAGGCGGCCAAGGCCCTGGCCGAGGTCTGGGAGCACCTGGGAGACACCGCCCAGAGGGACCACTACACGCAGCTCGCCTCGCGGCTGCGTCCCAAGGGCGCCTGA
- a CDS encoding caspase family protein, with amino-acid sequence MARSLLFLSLFLPAVASAAPPASDAAPTAVRRLALLVGVNDGGPGRAKLRYAVTDANSFGQVLEELGGVQPQDRLMMLEGDRAALENALARFKTMVAAAKSPGGRTEALIYYSGHSDEEGLLLHQDRFGYRELRQALEQLPADVRIAILDSCASGTLARQKGGVRRPAFLVDASTAVRGHAILTSSSEDEVSQESDRIGGSFFTHNLVSGMRGAADATGDGRVTLHEAYQFAFHETLARTERTRGGAQHPAYDIELAGTGELVMTDLRTTSAVLVVGEGVEGRLFIRDQPGRLVVELNKLAGRSTELGLQPGRYTVMRESRGASSQATLVVDKGGRTMLADGAFMPMMGELTAMRGGSSTVGGDVQPLASSVENTARRRRFLNVGLAPKLQTNSLFGDTNVDNGLSLSFGLATMGRLDGFAMAMGANWNADSVRGVQTALGANVVRGNVNGTQLTVGGNWVDGFVEGAQLAVAGNWAGERVEGIQAAVGVNVARKGGLIGQFGVGANVSSQSMKGAQLSVGTSWVDGDFEGYQAAVGVSMVRGHMKGMQMSVGMSYADSAKGAQLSFLNVGGDVRGMQLGLINIAGKMNGLQLGLINVSRDLESGVPVGLLNIVRNGQFHVEAYGNDFNYANVSLKVGSRYLYTALVVGMGSIRSRGPSHWSTGVGIGGHLPLTERFFADVDVVTHSIYEWGDGEGNRLLHQARLMLGFQVTPHFAIIAGPTANLLHGFNGEAVAPLSHLGTMGSTTNKEAIWWPGLQVGLRI; translated from the coding sequence ATGGCGCGGTCACTCCTGTTCCTGTCCCTGTTCCTCCCCGCCGTGGCCTCGGCGGCACCCCCGGCGTCCGACGCCGCTCCCACCGCCGTGCGCCGCCTCGCGCTCCTGGTGGGCGTCAACGATGGTGGCCCGGGCCGCGCGAAGCTGCGCTACGCCGTCACCGACGCGAACTCCTTCGGCCAGGTGCTGGAGGAGCTCGGCGGGGTCCAACCTCAAGACCGGCTGATGATGCTGGAGGGCGACCGCGCGGCCCTGGAGAACGCGCTGGCGCGCTTCAAGACCATGGTCGCCGCGGCGAAGTCGCCGGGCGGGCGCACCGAGGCGCTCATCTACTACTCGGGCCACTCCGACGAAGAGGGCCTGCTGCTCCACCAGGACCGCTTCGGCTACCGCGAGCTGCGTCAGGCGTTGGAGCAGCTGCCCGCCGACGTGCGCATCGCCATCCTCGACTCGTGCGCGTCCGGAACGCTGGCGCGCCAGAAGGGCGGCGTGCGGCGCCCGGCCTTCCTCGTGGACGCGTCCACCGCGGTGCGCGGCCACGCCATCCTCACCTCGTCGTCCGAGGACGAGGTGTCCCAGGAGTCCGACCGCATCGGCGGTTCGTTCTTCACGCACAACCTCGTGTCGGGCATGCGCGGCGCGGCGGATGCGACCGGCGATGGCCGCGTCACGCTCCACGAGGCCTACCAGTTCGCATTCCACGAGACGCTGGCGCGCACCGAGCGCACCCGCGGCGGCGCGCAGCACCCGGCCTATGACATCGAGCTGGCCGGCACGGGTGAGCTGGTGATGACGGACTTGCGCACCACGTCCGCCGTGCTGGTGGTGGGGGAGGGCGTCGAGGGCCGCTTGTTCATCCGCGACCAGCCCGGGCGGCTGGTGGTGGAGCTGAACAAGCTGGCGGGCCGCTCCACGGAGCTGGGCCTGCAGCCCGGGCGCTACACGGTGATGCGTGAGTCGCGCGGCGCCAGCTCCCAGGCGACGCTGGTGGTGGACAAGGGCGGGCGCACGATGCTGGCGGACGGCGCCTTCATGCCGATGATGGGCGAGCTGACCGCGATGCGCGGAGGTTCATCCACGGTGGGGGGCGACGTTCAGCCGCTGGCATCGTCCGTGGAGAACACGGCCCGCCGCCGCCGGTTCCTCAACGTGGGCCTGGCGCCCAAGCTCCAGACCAACAGCCTGTTCGGGGACACGAACGTGGACAACGGTCTGTCCTTGTCGTTCGGTCTGGCGACCATGGGACGGTTGGACGGCTTCGCCATGGCGATGGGCGCGAACTGGAACGCGGACTCCGTTCGCGGTGTGCAGACGGCCCTGGGGGCCAACGTGGTGCGCGGCAACGTGAACGGCACGCAGCTCACGGTGGGTGGCAACTGGGTCGATGGCTTCGTGGAGGGCGCGCAGCTCGCCGTGGCCGGCAACTGGGCCGGTGAGCGCGTGGAGGGCATCCAGGCCGCGGTGGGCGTCAACGTGGCGCGCAAGGGTGGATTGATTGGCCAGTTCGGCGTGGGCGCCAACGTGTCGAGCCAGTCGATGAAAGGCGCGCAGCTCTCGGTGGGAACGAGCTGGGTGGACGGCGATTTCGAGGGCTACCAGGCCGCCGTGGGCGTCAGCATGGTGCGCGGGCACATGAAGGGCATGCAGATGTCCGTCGGCATGAGCTACGCGGACTCGGCGAAGGGCGCGCAGTTGTCGTTCCTCAACGTGGGCGGCGACGTCCGGGGAATGCAGCTGGGCCTCATCAACATCGCCGGGAAGATGAACGGCCTCCAGCTGGGCCTCATCAACGTGTCGCGGGACCTGGAGTCGGGCGTTCCGGTGGGCCTGCTCAACATCGTGCGCAACGGCCAGTTCCACGTCGAGGCCTACGGCAATGACTTCAACTACGCCAACGTCTCGCTCAAGGTGGGCAGCCGCTATCTCTACACGGCGCTCGTCGTCGGCATGGGCTCCATCCGCTCGCGAGGCCCCAGCCACTGGTCCACGGGCGTGGGCATCGGTGGCCACCTCCCCTTGACGGAGCGCTTCTTCGCCGACGTGGACGTGGTGACCCACAGCATCTACGAGTGGGGAGACGGCGAAGGCAACCGGCTCCTGCACCAGGCCCGGCTCATGCTGGGCTTCCAGGTGACCCCTCACTTCGCCATCATCGCGGGGCCCACGGCCAACCTCCTCCACGGGTTCAATGGCGAGGCGGTGGCGCCCCTGAGCCACCTGGGCACCATGGGCTCGACGACCAACAAGGAAGCCATCTGGTGGCCGGGCCTGCAGGTGGGTCTGCGCATCTGA
- a CDS encoding DUF4388 domain-containing protein, whose protein sequence is MRGLTGDFSTMPLKDLVVYLGNRRATGSLRVERGEVRKQWVLREGQVICASSNQPREYFGQFLINMGHLTAAQLEKAFATQTQSRVFLGKVLVTSGVVPEATVRSTLSHKFREMLLDAFHWREGEFTFESSDTAPDIAGLDVEVDLVDIHREGEFRETAWEAIRAVFPTGATRLAVDERKLPERKPGSMDERIVQLIHDGLSIDGMARALHATDFFLYQRLYALYRLDAVKVSDEAPVPVTAAVVEEEKQDMEVIGSESSSDEVLQAAQLFLDAGNTRDGEALARRAHEMSPTAQSAALLKTAQEKLLSELRRELMDATKVPALLVAPSNLKSLQLTAPERYLLSRVDGRRDVAAIVHVSPLQELDALKFFHGFVNMGLVKLTAR, encoded by the coding sequence ATGCGTGGGCTGACTGGTGACTTTTCGACGATGCCCCTCAAGGACCTCGTCGTCTACCTCGGGAACCGCCGGGCCACCGGCTCGCTGAGGGTGGAGCGTGGAGAGGTCCGCAAGCAATGGGTCCTCCGGGAGGGCCAGGTCATCTGCGCCAGCTCCAACCAGCCCCGGGAGTATTTCGGACAATTCCTCATCAACATGGGGCACCTGACGGCCGCCCAGCTCGAGAAGGCCTTCGCCACCCAAACCCAGTCGCGCGTGTTCCTGGGGAAGGTGTTGGTGACGTCGGGCGTGGTGCCGGAGGCCACGGTGCGCTCGACGTTGAGCCACAAGTTCCGGGAGATGTTGCTGGATGCCTTCCACTGGCGGGAAGGCGAGTTCACCTTCGAGTCCTCCGACACGGCGCCCGACATCGCGGGGCTCGATGTGGAAGTGGACCTGGTGGACATCCACCGCGAGGGCGAGTTCCGCGAGACGGCGTGGGAGGCCATTCGCGCGGTGTTCCCCACCGGGGCCACGCGGCTGGCGGTGGATGAGCGCAAGCTGCCGGAGCGCAAGCCCGGGAGCATGGACGAGCGCATCGTCCAGCTCATCCACGACGGGTTGAGCATCGACGGGATGGCCCGGGCGCTGCACGCGACGGACTTCTTCCTCTACCAGCGCCTGTACGCGCTCTACCGGCTGGACGCGGTGAAGGTGTCCGACGAAGCGCCGGTGCCCGTCACCGCCGCGGTGGTGGAGGAGGAGAAGCAGGACATGGAGGTCATCGGCTCGGAGTCATCCTCGGACGAGGTCCTCCAGGCGGCCCAGCTCTTCCTCGACGCGGGCAACACGCGGGATGGAGAGGCGCTCGCCCGGCGTGCGCACGAGATGTCCCCCACGGCCCAGTCCGCGGCGCTCTTGAAGACGGCGCAGGAGAAGCTCCTGTCCGAGCTGCGGCGGGAGCTGATGGACGCCACGAAGGTGCCAGCGCTGTTGGTGGCCCCCTCGAACTTGAAGAGCCTCCAGCTCACGGCGCCGGAGCGCTACCTGCTGTCCCGGGTGGATGGCCGGCGCGACGTGGCCGCCATCGTCCATGTGTCGCCGCTGCAGGAGCTGGACGCGCTCAAGTTCTTCCACGGCTTCGTGAACATGGGCCTGGTGAAGCTCACCGCGCGATAG
- a CDS encoding ActD protein → MALSTPDWLLERIALGELPTDSLAAARAKLELEPHGKARLARLEADSLETLSRHPPDMVAREVARRRRTSTLLVDAARQPEPQGWHGLSLSVPVAASLVLLLLSVQPDAVAEPPALLPARVQLTETVNIKGTARLLVYRQDNGTVELLMDRAHARRGDLLQLSYLSGGRRFGVVLSVDGRGAVTLHHPTALVGPTTLNGGDAVSLTHSYELDDAPGFERFFFVTSDSPVDVGAVLQAARLLARHPSEASIRPLPLPRTLAQTSFTLEKVP, encoded by the coding sequence ATGGCCCTGAGCACCCCTGACTGGCTGCTGGAGCGGATTGCCCTGGGCGAGCTGCCCACGGACTCGCTCGCCGCCGCCCGCGCCAAGCTGGAGCTGGAGCCTCATGGGAAGGCCCGGCTCGCGCGCCTGGAGGCGGACTCGCTCGAGACGCTCTCGCGACATCCGCCCGACATGGTGGCTCGGGAGGTGGCTCGCCGTCGCCGGACCTCCACCCTCCTGGTGGACGCCGCGCGACAGCCGGAGCCGCAGGGCTGGCATGGCCTGTCGCTCAGCGTCCCCGTGGCGGCCTCCCTGGTGTTGCTGCTCCTGTCCGTCCAGCCCGACGCAGTCGCGGAGCCCCCGGCGCTGCTCCCCGCGCGGGTGCAGCTGACGGAGACGGTGAACATCAAGGGCACGGCGCGGCTCCTGGTGTACCGCCAGGACAATGGGACGGTCGAACTGCTGATGGACCGCGCGCATGCCCGGCGCGGAGACCTTCTCCAGCTCAGCTACCTTTCCGGAGGTCGGCGCTTTGGTGTGGTGCTCTCCGTGGATGGCCGGGGCGCGGTGACACTGCACCACCCCACCGCGTTGGTGGGACCCACCACGCTCAATGGGGGCGACGCCGTGTCGCTGACCCATTCGTACGAGCTGGACGACGCCCCTGGCTTCGAGCGTTTCTTCTTCGTCACCTCGGACTCACCCGTGGATGTCGGAGCTGTGCTACAGGCCGCTCGACTGTTGGCCCGACACCCCTCCGAGGCGAGCATCCGGCCGCTTCCCCTGCCGCGTACGCTGGCCCAGACATCCTTTACGTTGGAGAAAGTGCCGTGA
- a CDS encoding GNAT family N-acetyltransferase — MTASLVLLGSGYTLTRLAVAQAQAGRDVLAATRDAARREELQLAGARVVSLEDALLQTRDAHVVVSVPPEAGLDAALAESLAARPPARLVYLSSTGVYGAVRGAVDEDTPVDVAWPSSLPRLEAESRYLPLGAMVLRIAGIYGPGRGAHSRLLSGTLRVPEAGGRISRVHVDDLCAAILAALEHGAPGALYCVADDRAAPLEETAHWLARRLGLSPPPRVPLETLHESLRGDRAISNARLKQLGWVPRYPDYIAGFTAVLETEGRTSSEGDIVIRPVMPEEAEALHALRLRALKEHPEAFGTSFVEESALSLDVVRARLVASDKQRVLGAYDGTRLVGMGGVRAEPRIKCAHKAVIWGMYVASEARSRGVGRRLLQSLVAEARKLPGVEQLMLIVVASNASAHSLYRSMGFQTYGVEPRALKIGGAYVDEELMVFRL; from the coding sequence ATGACAGCCTCCCTGGTCCTCCTGGGTTCCGGATACACGCTGACGCGGCTCGCGGTGGCGCAAGCGCAGGCGGGGCGGGACGTCCTCGCCGCCACGCGGGACGCCGCCCGGCGCGAGGAACTCCAACTCGCGGGTGCCCGCGTCGTGTCGCTCGAGGATGCGCTGCTCCAGACGCGCGACGCACACGTCGTCGTGTCCGTTCCTCCCGAGGCCGGGCTCGATGCGGCCCTCGCCGAGTCGCTCGCGGCGCGGCCCCCGGCGCGGCTCGTCTACCTGTCCTCCACGGGGGTCTACGGTGCTGTGCGTGGCGCGGTGGACGAGGACACTCCGGTGGATGTCGCCTGGCCCTCGTCGCTCCCGAGATTGGAGGCGGAGTCGCGCTATCTGCCACTGGGCGCGATGGTGCTGCGAATCGCCGGCATCTACGGTCCGGGCCGGGGAGCGCACTCCCGCTTGTTGTCGGGGACGCTCCGGGTTCCGGAGGCGGGCGGGCGCATCTCACGCGTCCACGTGGACGACCTGTGCGCGGCCATCCTCGCCGCGTTGGAGCACGGCGCTCCAGGCGCGCTTTACTGCGTGGCGGATGACCGCGCGGCGCCGCTGGAGGAGACGGCCCACTGGCTCGCGCGCCGGCTGGGGCTGTCACCGCCTCCTCGCGTGCCGCTCGAAACGCTGCACGAGTCCCTGCGCGGCGACCGCGCCATCTCCAATGCCCGGCTCAAGCAACTGGGGTGGGTGCCTCGCTATCCGGACTACATCGCGGGATTCACCGCGGTGTTGGAGACCGAGGGGCGCACGAGCTCCGAGGGCGACATCGTCATCCGCCCGGTGATGCCCGAGGAGGCGGAGGCCCTGCACGCGCTGCGGCTGCGCGCGCTCAAGGAACACCCCGAGGCGTTCGGGACGTCGTTCGTGGAGGAGTCGGCGCTCTCGCTGGACGTGGTGCGCGCAAGGCTCGTCGCCAGCGACAAGCAGCGGGTGTTGGGCGCCTATGATGGGACGCGCCTGGTGGGCATGGGAGGCGTTCGCGCGGAGCCCCGCATCAAGTGCGCACACAAGGCCGTCATCTGGGGCATGTACGTGGCCTCCGAGGCGCGCTCGCGCGGGGTGGGCCGGCGCCTGCTCCAGTCCCTGGTGGCGGAGGCCCGCAAGCTCCCCGGCGTCGAGCAGCTCATGCTCATCGTCGTCGCCAGCAACGCCTCCGCCCACTCGCTGTATCGCTCCATGGGCTTCCAGACCTATGGCGTGGAGCCTCGGGCCCTGAAGATTGGCGGGGCCTATGTCGACGAGGAGCTGATGGTCTTCCGGCTCTGA
- a CDS encoding glutaredoxin family protein has product MRVEIYSKPKCSLCDKAADIAEAVRARIPFELRLISILEDPALLERWRYEIPVVVINGVTAFTLRFTEAELEARLREVQGGMLVAKCDAQNG; this is encoded by the coding sequence ATGAGAGTCGAGATCTACTCGAAACCCAAATGCAGTCTTTGCGACAAGGCAGCCGACATCGCCGAGGCCGTCCGTGCTCGCATCCCCTTCGAGCTACGGCTCATCTCCATCCTGGAGGACCCGGCGCTCCTCGAGCGGTGGCGCTACGAAATCCCCGTGGTCGTCATCAACGGTGTGACCGCCTTCACACTTCGCTTCACCGAGGCCGAATTGGAGGCCCGGTTGCGTGAGGTCCAAGGTGGCATGTTGGTTGCTAAATGCGACGCCCAGAATGGGTAG
- a CDS encoding GGDEF domain-containing protein, with the protein MGVRRKRVGKAGQPPTVLLVEPRADDLERTRMLLGEAGFRVVPVTRFDAAVPLFEVIQPDAVLLAAQAPDYAAMQVARRLRQLSRGSVPLLYLVDSGDAGVYQHCLEKGQCVDVAPRVGSGAELAVKLHAQLRLKAAVLRTAAGEEDDTALALHDPVTGLYNRPFLLALLGLEIRRCERYGGTFSVVAAEVSGWSALRKETGRGMAERLLVYSAVVLGQVVREADAVARVGECQFALLLPGTPAESVPVMLSRVSARFESARFQVDGRVVRTALALGAVSFPDTVGTPHQLLNAAQQEMRRTREFRRLAGAMARVSV; encoded by the coding sequence GTGGGCGTGAGGCGCAAGCGGGTGGGGAAGGCGGGACAGCCCCCCACCGTGCTGCTTGTGGAGCCACGGGCGGACGACCTGGAGCGGACGCGAATGCTTCTGGGGGAGGCTGGGTTCCGGGTGGTTCCGGTGACGCGTTTCGACGCGGCGGTGCCCCTGTTCGAAGTCATCCAGCCGGACGCGGTCCTCCTGGCCGCGCAGGCCCCGGACTATGCGGCCATGCAGGTGGCCCGGCGGCTGCGGCAGCTCAGCCGGGGCTCCGTGCCCTTGCTCTACCTGGTGGATTCGGGCGACGCCGGTGTCTACCAGCACTGCCTGGAGAAGGGGCAGTGCGTGGACGTGGCGCCCCGGGTGGGAAGCGGGGCGGAGCTGGCGGTGAAGCTGCACGCGCAGCTGCGGTTGAAGGCCGCCGTGCTGCGGACCGCCGCCGGCGAGGAAGACGACACGGCGCTCGCCCTGCATGACCCGGTGACGGGGCTCTACAACCGTCCGTTCCTGCTCGCGCTGCTGGGGTTGGAGATCCGCCGGTGCGAGCGCTACGGCGGGACGTTCTCCGTGGTCGCGGCGGAAGTCAGCGGTTGGAGCGCGCTGCGCAAGGAAACCGGGCGAGGCATGGCGGAGCGGCTGTTGGTGTACAGCGCGGTGGTGCTGGGCCAGGTGGTGCGCGAGGCGGACGCGGTGGCGCGGGTGGGGGAGTGCCAGTTCGCGCTGCTGCTGCCGGGGACCCCCGCGGAGTCGGTGCCGGTGATGTTGTCGCGAGTGTCCGCGCGCTTCGAGTCGGCGCGCTTCCAGGTGGATGGGCGGGTGGTGCGCACGGCGCTGGCGCTGGGGGCGGTGAGCTTTCCGGACACGGTGGGCACGCCCCATCAACTCCTGAACGCGGCCCAGCAGGAGATGCGGCGCACGCGTGAGTTTCGTCGACTGGCCGGGGCCATGGCCCGGGTCTCGGTTTGA
- a CDS encoding sigma-54 dependent transcriptional regulator, translating to MDRIAVLVVDDEESVRTFLSELLGGAGYQVRCASSGAQALEMLAGGSFDAVLLDVVMPEMSGLEVLRRYRGQGGTAPVVVLSGLTGADDAVRAMKMGASDYLSKPLGNDDLQDALARALGARAPERQAAAQGMGTRPAVDPAADARVLISTSPAMRRARALVERIANENVPVLLLGESGTGKEVIAREIHARSQRRGRPFIKVNCAALPGELLESELFGHERGAFTGATAEKPGKFELADEGTIFLDEIGEMAIRLQAKLLQVLQDEEFFRVGGKKSVRVDSRVVVATNRDLEKEIALGNFREDLYYRLNVVAIRLPPLRERREDVVPLTDHFLKKYGRQYITGVSELPTEVLQAFAEYDWPGNVRELENMVRRLCVLKDPTLVLDELHAEGRAPASAPSLPTAYGGDDGYSGPGRAMEEPGRAPSVPSAQVLEMPARASGPVPSVGSGSTASVAHAAPLEPVNSVIPAPRYVNPFDVPQPPPPPPPTGELSLKDIGKRAAMLAEREAILAMLQRTAWNKRRAAGKLRISYKALLYKIKECGIIDPRASAEL from the coding sequence ATGGATCGGATCGCGGTGCTGGTGGTGGATGATGAGGAGTCGGTCCGCACCTTCCTGTCGGAGCTGCTGGGCGGCGCGGGGTACCAGGTGCGCTGTGCATCGAGCGGCGCGCAGGCGCTGGAGATGCTCGCGGGAGGCTCCTTCGATGCGGTGTTGCTCGACGTGGTGATGCCGGAGATGAGTGGTCTGGAGGTCCTCCGGCGCTACCGGGGGCAGGGGGGGACGGCTCCGGTGGTGGTGCTCAGTGGCCTGACGGGCGCGGATGACGCCGTGCGCGCCATGAAGATGGGCGCCAGCGACTACCTCTCCAAGCCGCTGGGCAACGACGACCTGCAGGACGCGCTGGCGCGGGCTCTGGGGGCGCGAGCTCCGGAGCGGCAGGCGGCCGCCCAGGGGATGGGGACTCGTCCCGCGGTGGACCCGGCGGCGGATGCGCGGGTGCTCATCTCCACCTCTCCCGCCATGCGCCGGGCGCGCGCGCTGGTGGAGCGCATCGCGAACGAGAACGTCCCGGTGCTGCTCTTGGGCGAGTCCGGTACGGGCAAGGAGGTCATCGCGCGGGAGATCCACGCGCGCAGCCAGCGGCGGGGGCGGCCGTTCATCAAGGTGAACTGCGCGGCGCTTCCCGGTGAGTTGCTGGAGAGCGAGCTGTTCGGCCACGAGCGAGGTGCCTTCACGGGCGCCACCGCGGAGAAGCCCGGCAAGTTCGAGCTGGCGGACGAAGGCACCATCTTCCTGGACGAGATTGGCGAGATGGCCATCCGGCTCCAGGCCAAGCTGCTCCAGGTGCTCCAGGACGAAGAGTTCTTCCGCGTGGGCGGCAAGAAGAGCGTTCGCGTGGACAGCCGCGTGGTGGTGGCCACCAACCGCGACCTGGAGAAGGAAATCGCGCTGGGCAACTTCCGCGAGGACCTCTACTACCGCCTCAACGTGGTGGCCATCCGGCTGCCGCCCCTGCGCGAGCGCCGCGAGGACGTGGTGCCGCTGACGGACCACTTCCTCAAGAAGTATGGCCGGCAGTACATCACCGGCGTCTCGGAGCTGCCCACGGAGGTGCTGCAGGCCTTCGCCGAATACGACTGGCCGGGCAACGTGCGCGAGCTGGAGAACATGGTGCGCCGGCTGTGTGTGCTGAAGGACCCGACGCTGGTGCTCGATGAGCTCCATGCGGAGGGCCGGGCCCCGGCGAGCGCGCCCTCCCTGCCCACCGCGTATGGCGGGGACGACGGCTACTCCGGGCCAGGCCGCGCGATGGAGGAGCCGGGGCGTGCTCCCTCCGTCCCCTCCGCGCAGGTGCTGGAGATGCCTGCCCGGGCGTCCGGTCCGGTGCCGTCCGTGGGCTCGGGCTCGACGGCGTCCGTGGCCCATGCCGCGCCGCTGGAGCCGGTGAACTCGGTCATTCCCGCGCCGCGCTACGTCAATCCCTTCGACGTGCCCCAGCCTCCGCCGCCACCGCCTCCCACGGGGGAGCTGTCGCTGAAGGACATCGGCAAGCGCGCGGCGATGCTGGCCGAGCGCGAGGCCATCCTCGCGATGCTCCAGCGCACGGCGTGGAACAAGCGGCGCGCGGCCGGCAAACTGCGCATCAGCTACAAGGCGCTGCTCTACAAAATCAAGGAGTGCGGAATCATCGACCCGCGCGCCAGCGCCGAGCTGTAG